One Xyrauchen texanus isolate HMW12.3.18 chromosome 46, RBS_HiC_50CHRs, whole genome shotgun sequence DNA segment encodes these proteins:
- the epx gene encoding thyroid peroxidase gives MDKPELTEFLSAEDMETILQVTACSSETLRPVCKSDCLSKRYRTITGHCNNRENPLWGAANTPYTRWLSPEYEDPRGAPRGWNPQHTYHNYTLPPVRSVSQEVLYTHNDNISLDVSLSHLLVEWGQWIDHDLTLTPQSPSTAAFKTGADCTHTCSRDTPCFPIQIPLSDPRTGTQSCMPFFRSAPSCMGGSVPFGRREQLNAITAFVDANMVYGSSDTLAIALRNLSSPHGLLAVNEFHTDQGLGFMPYLPRTQPHLDPCGPREVVSPETADKQNTTMGNRSFCFQAGDSRANEHLGMIALHTLFLREHNRLAEELHKLNPHWSPDTLYQEAKKILGAVHQVLTWDHYLPHVLGRGANQVLMPPYKGYDPNADPSISNIFSTAAFRFAHVTVHPVVNRLGPDYRLNPEHPALPLHHSLFASWRVVQEGGIDPVLRGLLLSPAKLQTADQMMVEELTERLFQAQGGLPLDLGALNLQRGRDHGLQGYCSWRELCALSAPTNESDLAGIMGNEVLAKKLLHLYGTVKNIDVWVGAISEPALPGGRVGPLLACLIAKQFKALRDGDRFWWQNEGVFSPAQRDTLHTASLSRIICDNTHIQLVPSDPFTRTLHPDDLLPCTHTSITHMNLLPWREPDSDPVCGAVPRLRLGFSVLCNSAVIYQCPTGYLLHGATHVTCDPNTHQWTPQPPTCQDIDECSTSSICPPHLQCLNTPGSYTCTEPVAPPLSASSIVASVMTVLGGVALIVLFLACYQRLFLRRAESKPECCQKKS, from the exons ATGGACAAGCCCGAACTCACCG agttTTTAAGTGCAGAAGACATGGAGACTATACTCCAGGTAACAGCCTGCTCCTCAGAAACGCTGAGACCTGTGTGTAAATCCGACTGTCTGTCAAAACGTTACCGTACCATCACAGGACACTGTAACAACAG AGAGAACCCTCTGTGGGGAGCAGCAAACACCCCCTACACTCGTTGGCTCTCACCAGAGTACGAGGACCCCCGAGGGGCCCCCAGGGGCTGGAACCCACAACACACATACCACAACTACACTCTGCCACCT GTACGCAGTGTGTCTCAGGAAGTGTTGTATACTCATAATGACAACATCTCTCTGGACGTGTCTCTATCTCATCTGCTGGTCGAGTGGGGTCAGTGGATAGATCATGACCTGACACTGACCCCTCAGAGTCCCAGTACTGCAGCCTTTAAAACCGGAGCTGACTGCACACATACCTGCAGCAGGGACACGCCCTGTTTCCCAATACAG ATACCCCTGTCCGACCCTCGCACCGGTACTCAAAGCTGCATGCCGTTTTTCCGGTCTGCCCCCAGCTGTATGGGCGGCTCCGTTCCATTCGGTCGCCGGGAGCAACTAAACGCCATCACGGCATTCGTGGACGCCAACATGGTGTACGGGAGTTCGGACACGCTCGCCATCGCCCTGCGGAACCTCTCGTCTCCTCACGGCCTGCTCGCTGTCAACGAGTTTCACACAGACCAGGGGCTCGGCTTCATGCCCTACCTGCCCCGCACGCAGCCTCATCTGGATCCCTGTGGCCCACGAGAGGTTGTGTCACCAGAGACAGCAGACAAGCAGAACACAACCATGGGGAACAGATCGTTCTGCTTCCAAGCAG GTGATTCTCGGGCCAATGAACACTTGGGTATGATCGCTCTGCACACGCTCTTTCTGAGAGAACACAACCGATTGGCTGAGGAACTTCACAAACTCAATCCTCATTGGAGCCCTGACACGCTGTATCAGGAAGCCAAGAAGATACTGGGAGCGGTCCACCAG GTCCTGACATGGGATCACTATTTGCCGCACGTCCTGGGTCGCGGTGCTAACCAAGTCCTCATGCCCCCGTACAAAGGTTACGACCCCAACGCTGACCCCAGCATCTCCAACATTTTCTCCACCGCTGCCTTCCGGTTTGCGCATGTGACGGTGCACCCTGTTGTAAACCGCCTCGGACCTGATTACCGGTTGAACCCTGAGCACCCGGCTCTGCCATTACATCACTCCCTTTTTGCATCCTGGAGGGTGGTGCAAGAGG GTGGTATAGATCCTGTGCTGCGTGGTTTGCTCTTGTCGCCAGCGAAACTACAAACAGCAGATCAGATGATGGTGGAGGAGCTAACAGAGAGACTCTTTCAGGCTCAAGGGGGTTTGCCACTCGACCTGGGCGCTTTAAACCTGCAGAGGGGGCGAGATCACGGCTTACAAG GTTACTGTTCCTGGCGAGAACTGTGCGCTCTCTCCGCACCTACAAATGAGTCTGACTTAGCAGGGATTATGGGTAATGAAGTCCTGGCCAAGAAGCTACTGCATCTGTATGGAACAGTGAAGAACATAGACGTATGGGTGGGAGCCATCTCAGAGCCCGCTTTGCCCGGTGGCCGCGTGGGGCCGCTGCTCGCCTGCCTGATTGCCAAACAGTTCAAAGCGCTCAGAGATGGTGACAG GTTCTGGTGGCAGAATGAGGGTGTGTTTAGCCCCGCCCAGAGAGACACTCTCCATACCGCATCTCTGTCTCGCATCATCTGTGACAACACACACATTCAGCTGGTGCCCTCTGACCCCTTCACTCGCACACTGCACCCTGACGACCTGCTGCCCTGCACGCATACAAGCATCACCCATATGAACCTCTTGCCGTGGAGAGAACCGGATTCAG ACCCAGTCTGTGGAGCGGTCCCACGGCTGCGTCTGGGTTTCTCAGTGCTGTGCAATTCTGCTGTGATTTATCAGTGTCCCACTGGATACCTGCTCCATGGAGCCACACACGTCACCTGTGACCCCAACACACACCAGTGGACCCCACAACCGCCCACCTGCCAAG ATATTGATGAGTGCTCCACATCATCTATTTGCCCTCCGCACCTGCAGTGTCTAAACACACCTGGATCTTACACCTGCACAG AGCCTGTAGCCCCACCCCTTTCTGCATCCTCCATTGTTGCATCAGTGATGACAGTTCTAGGGGGCGTGGCCTTGATAGTGCTTTTCCTCGCCTGCTACCAAAG ACTTTTCCTTCGTAGAGCCGAGTCAAAGCCGGAATGCTGTCAGAAgaaaagctga